The Endozoicomonas sp. 4G DNA segment CGAGGCGAGCGATGTAATGACTGGCCTTGTGACCGTTTCTGGCAATGACTATTTCGACGTTGATTACGGGGATGAAATAGATGCCTATATTGCTTTTACGTCAGGAAAAGAGGTTCCTGCCCGTTCTTCGTCTGCCATAGCTTCTTTGTCTCCCACTTCTGCGACGGCAGTCAGTTCCAGCGCAAGCATAACGCCGGAGGCGGTTACCAATCCCTGCGACGGCTTAAGTCATGACGCTGTTGCCCAAAAAGCGTGTAACGACTTTCTTAGTAACCCGCTGGCAACAGGTGGCGATAAAGACTTTGCTCACGCCTTTGTTGTGCGCAACGCACGAGAGTTGTATCTCGCAGTGGAGGATAGGGACTATCTCGATAGCGGCAGCATTATTGTTTTGCATGAAGGACTTTCAGGAGATGACCCCTACCTGCTATCGAAGCCATTAAGAATCGACCATAAAGTGGCCCTGGTCGGTGCGAGCCGTCGCGGCGTTAAGCCTAAAATACAAGCCAGTGAAGGTATGTTCAAGACGTCCGGCTCACGTAAATCGCTGGTTCGTCTGAGAGACAGCTCATCACAACGATCCTCCGGTTTTTACAGTTTTCATATCCATTGGGAAGCTAGCATTGGTGAGGTAAAAAGGGGTTCAAAAAATGTTGACCAGGAGAGTGCAATCAGCAGTGACTCTTATCGGGGCAAGATCAGGATTTATGACAATCTCTTTTTACATCGGCGGAACAACCATAATTTTGGCTACTTCCTGATGCTGCAGGATGCCTCCGGTGATATTTACATAGGGCACAACGATTTTGATGATAGCCACCTTACTTCAGCGGTGATTAAAGCCCAGTGCAGCTATTGTGCTAAACCAGGCACGAAAGTGGAAATTGTCTCAAACCATTTTCAAGGCCGGGACGGAGACAAACCAAGAACGACGGTTCCTCCAGCTGTTTACCTCAGGGGCTACAATCAATTCCGGATTGAAAACAATCAACAGGATAACAAAGAATCTGCTGCCCAGATTGATGTTTACCTGAAAAATCAAACCATGGATGTGAGTGGTGTTATTCGCAACAACATCGTGGAAAGCGACACTTCAACAGACCAGAAAACGATAAGAATTCAGCCTTATATGGTTGGGGCTGGGCTAGTGATTTTTACCGGAACTTTGACGGTAACGGGAAACACAAATTACATCCTCTCTGACCCGAGACATCTGATGGCTCTCCTGGGATTAACCGGTGGGGCGGAGACCATTGCCCAGGCATCGTCCACCACTCAACCGCCGTTGCTGCCATCCCGGGTCGTCGTCCAGACATCCGCAGCAATCATGCCGACACCAACACAACCGGTTATTGCCAGCCGTTCCACAACGTCTTCACCGACCCCGGCGATACCGTCTTCCCCAACACCATCAAGTGCTTCCACGGCAATCTGTGATCATATGCCATCGTCCACAGAGATCACTCCCATTGAAATTAATGCCTGTAAGGAGTTTCTTAACAATACAAAAGCGTCGGCAGGCCAGTCATTTTCCAAGGCGCTTGTGGTCAGTAATGCGGAGCAATTGGAAGCGGCCATCGGCACATCAGAAACAAGAGACGCTGATGACAGCACACTGATTGTGTTAAAAAACGGAACCTATCGACTCAGGCATGGACTGGAGATTTCACACAAAATAGCCTTGGTTGGCACCGTTAAGAACGGTCAGTTTCCGATAATTCGAATCTCTGACGTATTTGAATCAAGCAACCTTTCACTAGTTTACCTCTATCATGATTCAGCGGTAGCTGAAACCGGCTTTTACAGTCATCACATTCACTGGGATACGACTAATTCAACCTATCGATTCGGGTTGTTGTATAACGGCGCCATTTTCAGTGAATCCTATCAGGGAGAAGTGCGGATTTATGGCAATCAATTCTCGGAATCACAAGAAGAATTCACTGCTCATTATATCAAGCTACAGAATGTTATGGGTGGAACATTTGTAGGAAACAACTGGTTTGATACTTCTTTTTTGAAAACGGCTGCTGTTGTGGCCCGTTGTGCGACTGGTACCTGTATAACAGCAGGACCTCAGCTCGAGGTTAGCGATAATCACTTCCATAATGATTTTATCCCCAGCATTGAAAATCTGAAAGCAATCTATGTCCTGGGTTATGCGAACTTCAGGATTGTCGGCAACCAGCAGGGTTCCAAAAATGCCGCAGGCCTTATTTTAATCAGGGACCATAACGATATAGAACATATGAATGGCTATGTAATAAATAACATTGCCCATAAAGATGCACCGGATGCTCAGCGAAAAATAATCTTTGAGTCCACCCATGATCCCGAACACCTTCCGGTCATTTTCGGCGAGCTTATTGTTAGCGGCAATGATTATTACACGTTTGATGACCGGGGACTTGCCTGGAGTCATATTGAGTACACTCTTGGCAAACAGGTTATCGCGTCTTCATCCACTGTAGCGTCATCGACGGTAAAAGCTGCTCCATCAGCCAGTGTGGCTCCTGGTGTTATTACGCCAACCCGTTTGCTGGTATCTGCTTCGGCTTCTGTCAACCCGTTACCTGTGAAAAAGAAACCTTGTAATGATGTCTCGGGTCATTCAGCTGCATTTGCTGCCTGCGAGGCGTTTTTGCAAAACGAACTGGCCTCGGGGCCTGCGGCCAGCAAGCCTGAGTTTTCACATGCCTTTGCGGTTGCAACCGTTTCGGAGCTGATTGATGCCATCAATAAGACCATTGGCGAGGATGGCAGGGCTATTCGCGGTAGAATTATTTTATTGAAAGCGGGTAACTATGAACTGTCAGGGGTGCTGAAAATCAGTCACCGGACTGCCATGGTTGGTTTGGAAGGTGAAGTTGTTGAGAGGCCTGTGATAAAACCAGCAGATGATTATTATCACGCTGGAGCTCAGCCTTCATTGCTGTACCTGAGTAATAGTTATGATTCTCCGGATGCCGGTTTTTACAGTTGGAACCTGGAGTGGCAAACCCGAAAGCCTTCTAGCTATTATGGATATCCATTTGAATCTCACATCTTGGCAAACAGCTATAGCGGGGATATACGGATTTATCAAAACCACTTCACTCATTATGAAACAGGAGCCTGGTCTGCATATGCTGTAGCACTGAACGATAACCCGGGTTATAAGTATTACGTTGGTTATAGTTTCTTTGATTCATCGTTAACACCGGTTAGCGTGGTCAGGTCCAGTGCCAACACAAATCCTCAGGCTGCTATTGAGGTCGACAGTAATGTGTTCGCTACTGCCCGTAATACGGATCTTTCGCAACCCAGAGCTATCGATCTTTCTGATTACCAACACCTGAAAATTAACAACAACCTTCAGGCAGACCGTCATGCTGCAGGTGTGATAATGCTTAAATTTGTAAATGATCAGAAGATCGAAAGTGCTTCCGTAAAAAACAATAGAGCCCATAAAGACGCACCGGAAGATGCAAGATTCATTGAACTACGACTTCAGAAGGGCCTTACTGACTCTGCAAAGGTGCACGGCTATGTGGATGTAACCGGGAATGATTACTATGAATTAGAGATTCTGGATTTTAGTAATTATCGCTACACTCGCGGCCTTGAAGTGGCCATTCCAATGTCGACTTCACTGACACCTTCACAGCCTGTTCAGACTGCCTCTGTCATGAGCGGTAATAAAACCCCCGAACCGGCTGCAACCAGAAAGGTTCTTTCAACGTCACGTTCTTCAATGCCGACTCCGCTGGCGACCACTGTCGTACCATCTGCCACAGCAAGCGTGATGCCAACCACTTCCCCTGTGTTCAGCAGCCCGTGTGATCAGTTGACTGTTTCAGGCAATGCACAGCTCTGCCAACAGTTTCTGAGCGAGCTTCAGGATAAGGCGATAAAGACGACGTTTTCTGAAGCGGTGATGGTAAAAAACACCGGCGAACTGCTTCACGAATTAGCTTCGACGTCAGAGTCTGGCAAGGTTATTCTGCTTCAGGCAGGCAGCTATGCTTTGGACAGGCCGCTTTCTATGTCCAAACCTGTAGCATTGGTCGGTATTGGTAATCCTGTTATCAAACAATCGGTTGATTATCCTGCCAAAGCCGACTCACTGGTTCTGCTGGATTATGACAGTACCGCTCAAGGTTTTTATAGCAAAGGCATGACCTGGGATATTTCCGCTGCCGATGGCGAACGGGGCAACCCGCTCAGCACGGCAATCAAGGCCATCAACTACTATGAGGGCGAGCTCCTGCTCCTGATGAGTGGTGATGAGTTTCAATACAATGCCATCAGGAAGAACGAAAAAGCACCTTCCCACTATATTGAGATTCAGGACTCAACAGGGGATGTGCTGATTACGGGCAGTACCTTCTTTTTGGGAGGGCTGACAAAAGCCGCCATTTATGCCAATTGCGACAACTGCCTGAAGGACAATCAGAAACTGGTTATTTCCGGAAACCGCTTTACCGACTCAAATTCTGGTGAGACGGCACCGACTGCTATTGAGGTCCGTCACTACAGAACCCTGAAAGTTCACGACAATGTTCAGGAGACTGAATCGGTTTCGGTGAACATCAATGTTGTACTGCCAAATAACAAGGATGATATTACTGCGTTTGTCTATAACAACATGGCCATGGGCTCAGCTATTGACGGGAAGAAAACCATTGACCTCTCGGTTGGCAGGCTGGCTAAAGAGCCTGCCAGAATTGATGGCCTGGTTCAGGTGTACAATAACCGTTGCTTCTCCGTTAACCATGTGGGAATACCATCCGATGTTCTTGAGCTTGTTGAGGCTGACTGCCCCGCTTTGCCCGCCACTTTGCCCGATGCTCAAGCCCTGCGGGAGAGTTCTTCAAACAGTGGTATGAGCACAGGCGGTTGGGTAGGCACAGGGTTTGCTGTTGCTGCAGCTGCTTATTGCGCATGTGGTGTCTACGGTTATGCAGGCTTGCCGGGGCATGCGAGAGCCAAGTGGATCTTTAGCTTACCTGCCAAGCTTGCACTCGCGGCCGGTGCAAAAGTGTTCGAATGGTGCCACCGGCGCAATGGTTATAAACACGAATCTGAGGTTCTCTATCAGCCATCTCCGATGAGTAAAGAAATGGAAACTCTGCAGAGAGGCTCGGAGGAAGTAGACTTGGGTCTCAATGATCGAGAACGTTTGATGCCCGAGGCGACAACAGTAGAAGAATTAGCTTTTTAGGCTCCTGGTTTTTAGGCTCCTGGGAGGGTATTTGTAAAAAATACCCTCCTTAAGTTCTAAGTTCTCAAGACTTACTTGGGTGAGTTTTTGGCAAAGTGCTCAATATGTTTTGTGAACTTGTCATGTCGATCCAGAAACGAATCATAGGCATGTTTGGCAGGAAGTGTGATGACCTCACCCGTATGAGACAGACCACCGATGAACTTTCCGGCCAGGGTCACCGGGTCTTTGCTGATGGTGTAATGGGTTACCTTGTCACGGGCACTGGCCAGATTTTCCCTGGGAATGTCTGACAGGGCTGCGCGACTCAGTTCTGCACTTGAGAAGCAAACGGCTGCCACCGGAGGCTCCATGGAAAGGGCAGCATAGCTTGCTTCGGCCCCTCCTTTGGAATGGCCGTGGAGTTTCACAGAATAAGATTGGCCTTCAGGCGTCATGGGTATATTTTTCATAAGATTGGCGGTCAGGGTTTTGGCTTGCTTATAACTGTCGGGGATGCCCATGCCCAGAAGGTTTTTGATATTGGCCTGCCATTGCTTACCTGAAAACTGCATGTTTTTTCTTGAACGTTCGAGCAGCTCTCCTTTTGCCAGCCCTGATGTTGTGCCACCAAAGATCAGACGAACCTCCTTGCGCTCAGGGTTCATAAGGACGTAGGCGGTAAGTCCTGTTTTCTTGTCATAAAGGAATCCGGGTTCCTCGGCGCTCAAGGTCACTCCTGTGCCATCAGCAATCAGTTGTGCGACCTCTTCAGAAGGTTGCCAGTCAGCAGCGAAATCCTCTGTTTTTGGTTTGTGAATCTCTCCGGCGGCGCTGATTTTCTCAAGGGAACGATGATAGGGGTAGGCGGCCAGCTGGGCATCAATGGCCATGGACCTGAGCGCTTTGGGATCTGTGGGCGGTTTGCTGCTCGTGGCCAGCGCCCTGATATCCCGCTGCTCGAGTTTTTTAGGGGTAGGAGTATTGGTTTTCAGCGTGTTTTTTTGAGGAGTATGCTTGACCACAGCTTTAGAAAGTTTGACCTTCCAGCGTCCAAACAGTCCTGTTTTCTGGGGTTGTTCGAACTGTTTTTCAGAAACAGGCTGGAATTGGGCGGCCTTCGTATCGAGTCTGGATCTATCCATGGTTACCTTGTTCCGGTTGCAAAGCCTTTACTTCTGTGTAGAGAGCGATATGCACTTTCTCAGTATAGGGGGTGGAAGTAAAGTGGCATCTGGAAAAACGGTTTGGTGCCGGTAAGTCAGTCAAGTATCCGGTAGAGGCGGTAGCTGTCGACCCAGCCTTCAGGGTTAGAAGAGTAGAAACCACCAATATCAGGGTTGACAAGTGTCATCCGGGAAGGGTGTAAAACAGGAATCAGCGGCAACTCTCTGGCCAGAATGGCTTCAGCATTTAGATAGTTGGGCAGTCTGGCGACAGCGGTTTTTTTGCTCGCCGCCAGGGAGAGTTCCCTGAGATAGGCGGGATCCCTGAAGGGGCCAAAGAATGGATTGTCGGTCAGAGGAATCAGAAAAGCAGTGGCGTCGTTGTATCCGGCTAACCAGTCAAACCATGTCATGTCGTAGTCACCTTTGGATAACCTTTCCAGGTAGCGATCCCATTCTTCAGTCTTAATGCTCAGTGAGGTGCCCAGGGTGCTGTTAATCTGATAGCAGATTTCCGGCAGGACATCCAGGGGGTCGTACTTGGGGCTGGATAAAATAGTCAGCCTGATATCGCTCCCTTTAATGCCAGATTCTGCCAGTAACCTGATGGCCTGTTCTTTACGATTCGGGTTATCCAGCAGTTTTTTGCAGTTGGCCGGATCCGGATTGAAGCCATGTGTATGGGGGGACACGAAACTGCAGGCGGGTTCGGTATGACTGTCAGGGTATATCTTTTTGACCAGCGCACGCCGGTCAATAGCCATCGATAGCGCCTGCCTTGCTTTTATATTCTGCAGGGCTGCCACTTTGGGGCTGACAATCAGGCTGGCGGTGGCGAGAACCTGATCTTCAAACACAGACACAGGGTGTTTCTTTCTTAACTCCTCGATATGCAGTGCTGGCAGTTGCGCCGTCACATCCAGCGCGTGGTTCTCAAAGGCTTGTACCTGACGATCGGTGGATGGAATGATCTGGTAATGGATCTGTTGCAGGTCAGTTTTCAGGTGACGAAAATAATGGGGGTTGCTGTTCAATTCAATGCGGTTTTCCGGGATCACTTGTTGAATTTTGTAGGGGCCGTTGGTGACCGGGATGGTTGCGGCATCACTTTTCAGATTACTTTGATGGACGGGCAGAAAGCTGGGGAAGGTCATTAAATCCAGAAAATAAGGGGCAGGTTGATCCAGTTCGATAATCAGTTTATTGGCGAATGCCCTGACCGCCAGTGCATTGGGTTTGCCATTAAGCGCCTGTTCGGCCCCGGTTATTTTGGCTACTTTCAAGTACCAGCGATAGCTGGCCCGACGTTCAGGGTCGGCCAGTGCCCTGAAGCTGCGGACAAAGTCTTCAGCGGTGAGGGCACTGCCATCGGACCATTTCAGGTTTTCCCTGATGGTAAAGGTGTAGCGGGTGCCGTCCGGGTGGCGCTCAACCGCACTGGCAACGCCGGGCACAGGCTCACCGTTTTTGTTTTGTATCATTAATCCTTCAAAAACATCCTTGAGCACCTGGGCTCCGGGGGTACCGTCAAAATAGTGAGGGTGCAGGGATTCGGGGGTGCTCAGCAGGCCTCTTTCCAGGGGCGAAGACAGGATCGGCATGGCGGTGGTGCAGGCCAGTAGTAAGCAGGGCAAGGCAAGGCGGGCTTTTTGCAGTCGACGGCAGACCCTGAATGTAAGGAGCTTGAATGTAGAAGACATTGGGAGGATCAGATCAAAAAACTACACGAGTCTTTTATATAGCATATTCGTGAAGATTTTGCCGAAAAAAGTTCGGTTCCTAGCCCGGATATTTCATAAACTGCCCCGAATCTCGCGCAGGACTTTGTCGCTCTAAGGGATTTTGCGAGGGAGCGCCGTACCGGGGAGTACGGTCGACTGAGCAAAACTCCCTTAGAGCGGCAAAGGACAAGCGAGATCGGGAGCACGTTTATGAAATATCCGGGCTAGCCGTCCATGGCAAAGGCTTCTTTTTAAATCAGAGAGATGATGAACTTATAAAAAACCGTAGGATAGCCCCGCAGCGGTAGCCAACATCATCAAATAAGCAATGGGTTCGTTTTGAATTAACGCCGCCAACACCGGCAGAGTGATTAATATACACAAAGCAAAGGCTTCTTTGGCTGAACCTGCTGATGCACTAGAGGCTTCGACTGAATCGAAAATAGAGGGCGGAGCGACTGGCTGGCAGACTTCTTTGTCAAAGAATAACTGACCTTCGAGGTTGTATAGATCAGAACAGGCATTAATCGGGATATATTTGAAAGTCCAGGTATTCACGAACTGGCTGGATACCGGTGGGGTGGGAAGTGGCATGTCAGCGGTTGCACCGACGGGTTTTTCGCACAGTTTTGCAACGTCTTTATCTGATATTGGCAGAGCTTTCACGCTGAATCGTTGCAGGGGGAGCCACCATTCCGGGGATGTCTTCACGTGATCAAAGTTAATGGGCTGATACCATGGTTGGAATGTCTCCAGATGGTTGCAGGCCAGGGTCAGTCCAAGCTGATCTTTGACGGTTATAGCGGTCACTGTTGCTCGAATCTGGTTGTTCACCAGATGGAAAACAGGACGTTCTGCCCGTCTATCTGTGATACCGACAAGAACAAAACCACCTGCGGAAGCGTCGCTGTTACGTTCATGGCCAATGCTGGTAATGTCGATGGTGTTGCTAAAGATATCGATGCTGGTTCCAGCGCCCAGCCTGAACTCAGCAGCCTGTGCCATTCTGCCTTGGAATGTGTTCCCGGTAACCGTTAATTTTCCTGACTGGTTATTGATGGCAGGAAGATTAATTAATACCCCCTGATCGGGATTAAAATCAGGAATATAATCGGAATAAATTTGCTTGCCTTCAATGATGTAACTTTCACCGATGAGCGTGTTATCAGCGAATTGCAAGCCTGGTCCCGGGCGCGCATCCGTTGCTTTCAGAGGTTGCCTGCAATCAAGAGTAACAGCAGCCTGGGCGGGAAGATGGAATACGTTTTCTTCGACAATCAGATTCCGGTTATAGCAGGCTGCGAAAACAGCGGACTCAATTGAGAGGCGGTTATTATCTCGGGTTGGCCGGAAAGTGAGGTGTTTTATATGACTGTCTTTTCTTTTTTTAGACTGGAAGCTGTCGGTATTTCCAACCTTGATCATGTGTTTGCCTGCGAAACCTGGCTGATCCCTGATAACGATATCAAAGCCCTCATCAGCCGCTCCCAGAATGTCCTGACCGTTCTTTAAAAGCATGGTACTGCCAATTAAGTACTCAACCGGAATTTTGCAAGGTTCGGGAGTCACCGATGAGGCATCGCTTGCCGCCGGGCAGGCTGACTGAATTGGCGGGGTGCTGGTGGCATTGTTAGAAGGGGTGTTGACTGGAGTAGCCGTTTCGGAGGAGAGCAATATAACGGTGTTCTCAGGAATCTGTTTTATTAACTCGCTTAAATCCTTTTCCGGGTTGGCATCGAGAACAATGCACTGGCGTCCATTAACCAGTGTTTTATATTGGTTCAGCCGTTGCTGAACCCCCGTCGTCTGTTCTGAAAGTACCGGCGGGGTAAAGAGAGAGTCGCAGGATACCGTCGTGGTTTCGGCCTGAAGGCTCAGGGTTTGTAACAGAAATACGGGCACAATGCACCGAGTCAGATAGTGCAGCAGTTTGGTCATATTAAGTACTCCCAAGAAAAGCAGGAAGTCTAGATGTCGAACTTAGTCTTAGCCAGTACCGCAGGCGGGCGTGGCATAACTGTTTTGACCATAAGCAACGGATCGGGAAGGTGCAGCCAGCATCCGGAAAGAATGCTGGCAGGAGGGTAAGGACGATCAGCCCAGGGCGGCTTCCATTCGATCCAGGGCTTTTTCCAGGGCTTCATCACTGGTGGCGTAGGAGAGACGCATACAGCCTTCGACACCAAAGGCTGAACCCGGCACCAGGGCGACACCTTTTTCCAGCAGCATTTCTGCCAGCTGGGTATCTTTTTCAAAGCCCAGCTTTGCCATGGCTTCGCTGAAATCAGGGAAGGTGTAGAAAGTACCGTCACTTTCGATGGCGTTAACACCCGGCAGTTTTTTCAGGCGACCTACGACATAGTCATGACGTTTTTTGAAAGAGACCAGCATCTCCTTGACGCAGTCCTGTGAACCGGCAAGGGCTTCGGTAGCCGCAGCCTGGGAAACGGTGCAGGGGTTGGAGGTGCTCTGGGACTGGATCTTTTTCATGTTCTTGATCAGCCAGGCGGGGCCACCGGCATAACCAATACGCCATCCGGTCATGGAGTAAGCCTTGGAAACACCGTTCAGAACAACGGTTCTGTCGTACAGTTCCGGGCAGGCCATGAGGATGTTGCAGAATGGCTCATCACTCCAGAGGATGTGCTCATACATGTCATCGGTAGCCACCATAACGTTGGGGTGCTTCAGCAAAACCGCAGCCAGCGCTTCCAGCTCTTTGCGGGTGTAGGCGGTACCGGACGGGTTGGATGGGCTGTTCAGAACAACCAGCCTGGTTTTTGGGGTAATGGCTGCTTCCAGCAGCTGGGGCGTCAGTTTGAAACGGTTCTCCAGGCGGCCTTTGACGATCACCGGGACACCTTCGGCAATAGTGACCATATCCGGGTAGGAAACCCAGTAAGGAGCCGGGATAACGACCTCATCCCCCTTGTTGATCAGTGCCAGGCAGAGGTTGAAGAAGCTTTGTTTACCACCGGAGGACACCAGGATCTGGTCGGGTGCATATTCGTGACCATTGTCGTGCCTGAACTTGTTAATAATGGCCTGTTTCAGTTCTACCGTACCGTCAACGGCGGTGTA contains these protein-coding regions:
- a CDS encoding peptide ABC transporter substrate-binding protein; protein product: MSSTFKLLTFRVCRRLQKARLALPCLLLACTTAMPILSSPLERGLLSTPESLHPHYFDGTPGAQVLKDVFEGLMIQNKNGEPVPGVASAVERHPDGTRYTFTIRENLKWSDGSALTAEDFVRSFRALADPERRASYRWYLKVAKITGAEQALNGKPNALAVRAFANKLIIELDQPAPYFLDLMTFPSFLPVHQSNLKSDAATIPVTNGPYKIQQVIPENRIELNSNPHYFRHLKTDLQQIHYQIIPSTDRQVQAFENHALDVTAQLPALHIEELRKKHPVSVFEDQVLATASLIVSPKVAALQNIKARQALSMAIDRRALVKKIYPDSHTEPACSFVSPHTHGFNPDPANCKKLLDNPNRKEQAIRLLAESGIKGSDIRLTILSSPKYDPLDVLPEICYQINSTLGTSLSIKTEEWDRYLERLSKGDYDMTWFDWLAGYNDATAFLIPLTDNPFFGPFRDPAYLRELSLAASKKTAVARLPNYLNAEAILARELPLIPVLHPSRMTLVNPDIGGFYSSNPEGWVDSYRLYRILD
- a CDS encoding pyridoxal phosphate-dependent aminotransferase; its protein translation is MVKPSPTMAVTARAAELRAAGHDIIGLGAGEPDFDTPDHIKAAAIKAINEGKTKYTAVDGTVELKQAIINKFRHDNGHEYAPDQILVSSGGKQSFFNLCLALINKGDEVVIPAPYWVSYPDMVTIAEGVPVIVKGRLENRFKLTPQLLEAAITPKTRLVVLNSPSNPSGTAYTRKELEALAAVLLKHPNVMVATDDMYEHILWSDEPFCNILMACPELYDRTVVLNGVSKAYSMTGWRIGYAGGPAWLIKNMKKIQSQSTSNPCTVSQAAATEALAGSQDCVKEMLVSFKKRHDYVVGRLKKLPGVNAIESDGTFYTFPDFSEAMAKLGFEKDTQLAEMLLEKGVALVPGSAFGVEGCMRLSYATSDEALEKALDRMEAALG